One Mycolicibacter sp. MU0083 DNA window includes the following coding sequences:
- a CDS encoding alcohol dehydrogenase catalytic domain-containing protein, giving the protein MTTIRGAVLERIGAPRPYRDSRPLTVTELHLDPPGAGELLVRVEAAGVCHSDLSVVDGNRVRPVPMLLGHEAAGIVEEVGSGVTGLRPGQRVVLAFLPRCGDCAACRTDGLAPCEPGSAANGAGTLLGGGLRLHRGQQSVYHHLGVSGFATHTVVSAVSAVPVPDDVPPTVAALLGCAVLTGGGAVVNVGRPAAGDTVAVVGLGGVGMAAVLTALAYDGVQVIAIDRVPEKLAAATALGAHRTCTPQQALDDGVRAPVVIEAAGHSAALETAIGVTAPGGRTITVGLPPPDARISVSPLGLVAEGRSLIGSYLGSAVPARDIPRFVELWRAGRLPVERLVSATVPLEAINEAMDALADGLAVRQIITFGDR; this is encoded by the coding sequence ATGACCACGATCCGCGGGGCGGTGCTGGAGCGGATCGGGGCGCCGCGCCCGTACCGCGACTCCCGGCCGTTGACGGTGACCGAACTACACCTGGACCCGCCCGGTGCCGGGGAGCTGCTGGTGCGGGTGGAGGCGGCCGGGGTCTGTCATTCCGACCTGTCGGTGGTCGACGGCAACCGGGTGCGCCCGGTGCCGATGCTGCTCGGCCACGAGGCGGCCGGGATCGTCGAGGAGGTCGGGTCCGGTGTCACCGGGCTGCGGCCGGGACAGCGGGTGGTGCTGGCCTTCCTACCCCGCTGCGGCGACTGCGCGGCGTGCCGCACCGACGGCCTGGCGCCGTGCGAGCCCGGTAGCGCCGCCAACGGTGCGGGCACGCTGCTCGGCGGCGGTTTGCGCCTGCACCGCGGCCAGCAGTCCGTCTACCACCACCTCGGGGTCTCCGGGTTCGCCACGCACACGGTGGTCAGTGCGGTCAGCGCGGTCCCGGTGCCCGACGATGTGCCGCCGACGGTGGCCGCGCTGCTGGGGTGTGCGGTGCTGACCGGTGGTGGCGCGGTGGTCAACGTGGGCCGGCCGGCGGCGGGTGACACCGTTGCGGTCGTCGGCCTCGGTGGCGTCGGGATGGCGGCGGTGCTGACCGCCCTGGCCTATGACGGCGTGCAGGTCATCGCGATCGACCGGGTGCCGGAGAAGCTCGCCGCGGCGACCGCGTTGGGGGCGCACCGCACCTGCACCCCGCAGCAGGCGCTCGACGACGGCGTCCGCGCCCCGGTGGTGATCGAGGCGGCCGGGCATTCCGCCGCCCTGGAGACCGCGATCGGCGTGACCGCTCCGGGCGGGCGGACCATCACGGTCGGACTGCCGCCGCCGGACGCCCGGATCAGCGTGTCCCCGCTGGGGCTGGTCGCCGAGGGCCGGTCGCTGATCGGCAGCTATCTGGGTTCGGCGGTGCCCGCCCGCGACATTCCCCGATTCGTCGAGTTGTGGCGGGCGGGACGGCTGCCGGTGGAGCGTCTGGTGTCGGCGACGGTGCCGCTGGAGGCGATCAACGAGGCGATGGACGCACTCGCCGACGGCCTGGCGGTGCGCCAGATCATCACGTTCGGCGACCGCTGA
- a CDS encoding acyl-CoA thioesterase gives MSSSAAVPPAPEGLTSADFPVHWPVLTRWADNDMFGHLNNAVYYQLFDTAINGWIAAGADGVDPVTMPELGVVAESGCRFLGELGFPDRLAVGLAVTRLGNSSVTYRLAVFRDPQDCDTGVAPVAALGHWVHVYIDRTSRRPVPIPAGIRTRLATAQV, from the coding sequence ATGAGTTCGTCCGCCGCGGTCCCGCCCGCACCGGAAGGGTTGACCAGCGCCGACTTCCCGGTGCACTGGCCGGTGCTGACCCGCTGGGCCGACAACGACATGTTCGGCCACCTCAACAACGCGGTCTACTACCAGTTGTTCGACACCGCGATCAACGGCTGGATCGCCGCGGGCGCCGACGGCGTCGACCCGGTCACGATGCCGGAACTGGGTGTGGTCGCCGAATCGGGCTGCCGGTTCCTGGGGGAGCTGGGCTTCCCGGATCGGCTCGCGGTCGGCCTGGCCGTCACCCGGCTGGGCAACAGCAGCGTCACCTACCGGCTCGCGGTGTTCCGGGATCCGCAGGACTGCGACACGGGCGTAGCACCGGTGGCCGCGCTCGGGCACTGGGTGCACGTCTATATCGACCGCACCAGCCGGCGACCGGTGCCGATCCCCGCGGGCATCCGCACCCGGCTGGCCACCGCCCAGGTTTGA
- a CDS encoding SRPBCC family protein — MPLVSKTVEVAADAATIMGIVADFEAYPQWNEEIKGLWVLARYDDGRPSQLRLDASYSGFEGTFIQAVYYPSATQIQTVLQQGDLFSKQEQLFSVVEIGPTSLLTVDMNVETQMSVPKPMLKKAFNNALDYLADNLKRRAEELASG; from the coding sequence ATGCCGCTCGTGAGCAAGACCGTCGAAGTCGCCGCCGACGCCGCCACCATCATGGGGATCGTCGCCGACTTCGAGGCGTACCCGCAGTGGAACGAAGAGATCAAAGGGCTCTGGGTGCTGGCCCGCTATGACGACGGCCGTCCCAGCCAACTGCGGCTGGACGCGTCCTACTCGGGGTTCGAGGGCACCTTCATCCAGGCCGTCTACTACCCCAGCGCCACCCAGATCCAGACCGTGCTGCAGCAGGGCGACCTGTTCAGCAAGCAGGAGCAGTTGTTCTCGGTGGTCGAGATCGGCCCCACCTCGTTGCTGACCGTCGACATGAACGTCGAGACGCAGATGTCGGTGCCCAAACCGATGCTCAAGAAGGCGTTCAACAACGCGCTGGACTACCTGGCCGACAATCTGAAAAGACGCGCCGAAGAACTGGCGTCGGGATAG
- the fadD5 gene encoding fatty-acid--CoA ligase FadD5, producing MTHAPVDPAEQPYRARRQNWVNQLDRHALMKPDAPALRFLGQTTTWSQLRERVGKLADALSRRGVGAGDRVMILMLNRTEFVESVLAANMLGGIAVPVNFRLTPSEIAFLVTDCEARVLITEPALVPVATGVRELTDLLETVVVAQGPGDTAGEGLIGYEDLIAETGAPHPPVDIPNDAPALIMYTSGTTGLPKGAVLTHTNLFGQTMTALYTAGTGTGDVAFIGVPFFHIAGVGNLLPGMWLGIPTVINPLGAFDAGQLLDVLAAERVTGIFLVPSQWQAVCNEQQANPRDIRLRTMSWGASPASDALLRQMAETFPGTKILAAFGQTEMSPVTCMLLGEDAIRKLGSVGTVIPIVAARVVDEEMNDVPIGEVGEIVYRAPTLMSGYWNNPEATAEAFAGGWFHSGDLVRMDDEGYVWVVDRKKDMIISGGENVYCAEVENVLADHPDIAEVAVIGRAHERWGEVPVAVAAVTRPGLTLADLDEFLNERLARYKQPKALEIVDALPRNPAGKVLKTELRIHYGAAPESG from the coding sequence TTGACCCACGCACCCGTCGATCCCGCCGAGCAGCCCTATCGCGCACGCCGACAGAACTGGGTCAATCAGCTCGACCGGCACGCGCTGATGAAACCGGATGCGCCCGCGCTGCGGTTCCTGGGGCAGACCACCACCTGGTCGCAGTTGCGGGAGCGGGTCGGCAAGCTGGCCGACGCCCTGAGCCGACGCGGGGTCGGGGCCGGCGACCGGGTGATGATCCTGATGCTCAACCGCACCGAGTTCGTCGAGTCGGTCCTGGCCGCGAACATGCTGGGCGGCATCGCCGTCCCGGTCAACTTCCGGCTCACCCCGTCGGAGATCGCCTTCCTGGTCACCGACTGCGAGGCGCGGGTGCTGATCACCGAACCGGCGCTGGTGCCGGTGGCGACCGGGGTCCGCGAGCTGACCGACCTGCTGGAGACCGTGGTGGTCGCGCAGGGCCCCGGTGACACCGCCGGCGAGGGCCTGATCGGCTACGAGGACCTGATCGCCGAGACCGGCGCACCGCACCCGCCGGTGGACATCCCCAACGACGCACCCGCGCTGATCATGTACACCTCGGGCACCACCGGCCTGCCCAAGGGCGCGGTGCTGACCCACACCAACCTGTTCGGCCAGACCATGACCGCGCTGTACACCGCGGGCACCGGAACCGGCGACGTCGCCTTCATCGGGGTGCCGTTCTTCCACATCGCCGGCGTCGGCAACCTGCTGCCCGGCATGTGGCTGGGTATTCCGACCGTCATCAACCCACTCGGCGCGTTCGACGCCGGCCAACTCCTCGACGTCCTGGCCGCCGAGCGGGTCACCGGCATCTTCCTGGTCCCGTCCCAGTGGCAGGCGGTCTGCAACGAGCAGCAGGCCAACCCGCGGGACATCCGGTTGCGGACCATGTCGTGGGGGGCGTCGCCGGCGTCCGACGCCCTGCTGCGCCAGATGGCCGAGACGTTCCCGGGAACCAAGATCCTGGCGGCGTTCGGCCAGACCGAGATGTCGCCGGTGACCTGCATGCTGCTCGGCGAGGACGCCATCCGGAAACTCGGCTCGGTGGGGACCGTCATCCCGATCGTCGCCGCCCGGGTCGTCGACGAGGAGATGAACGACGTGCCGATCGGCGAGGTCGGCGAGATCGTCTACCGGGCTCCCACCTTGATGAGCGGCTACTGGAACAACCCGGAGGCCACCGCCGAGGCCTTCGCCGGTGGCTGGTTCCACTCCGGGGACCTGGTGCGGATGGACGACGAGGGTTACGTCTGGGTGGTCGACCGGAAGAAGGACATGATCATCTCCGGCGGTGAGAACGTGTACTGCGCCGAGGTGGAGAACGTGCTGGCCGATCATCCCGATATCGCCGAGGTCGCCGTCATCGGCCGCGCGCACGAGCGGTGGGGCGAGGTGCCGGTGGCGGTGGCCGCGGTCACCCGGCCGGGCCTCACCCTGGCTGATCTGGACGAATTTCTCAACGAGCGGTTGGCGCGCTACAAGCAACCGAAGGCGCTGGAGATCGTCGACGCGCTGCCGCGGAATCCGGCCGGGAAAGTGCTGAAGACCGAATTGCGGATTCACTACGGTGCCGCCCCGGAATCCGGCTAG
- a CDS encoding MlaE family ABC transporter permease produces MVGGFFKMCALTARALFVRPFQWRETLQQGWFITSVAIIPTIAVAIPLTVLLVFTLNILLAQFGAADVSGAGAGIAAVTQLGPLVTVLVVAGAGSTAICADLGARTIREEIDAMEVLGIDPIHRLVVPRVIAATVIALLLNALVIVIGLAGGFLFGVYLQNVSGGAYLSTLTLLTGLPEVIISAVKASVFGLIAGLVGCYRGLTVRGGSKGLGTAVNETVVLCVLALFAVNVVLTTIGVKFGTGT; encoded by the coding sequence ATGGTCGGCGGTTTCTTCAAGATGTGTGCCCTCACGGCGCGCGCACTTTTCGTACGTCCGTTCCAATGGCGCGAGACCCTCCAGCAGGGCTGGTTCATCACCAGTGTCGCCATCATTCCCACCATCGCGGTCGCCATCCCGCTGACCGTGCTCCTGGTGTTCACGCTGAATATCCTGTTGGCGCAGTTCGGCGCCGCCGATGTGTCCGGTGCCGGCGCGGGGATCGCCGCCGTCACCCAGCTGGGCCCGCTGGTCACCGTGCTGGTGGTCGCCGGTGCCGGCTCGACCGCCATCTGTGCCGACCTGGGCGCCCGCACCATCCGCGAGGAGATCGACGCGATGGAGGTGCTCGGCATCGACCCGATCCACCGGCTGGTGGTGCCCCGGGTGATCGCCGCGACGGTCATCGCGCTGTTGCTCAACGCGCTGGTGATCGTGATCGGCCTCGCCGGTGGCTTCCTGTTCGGTGTGTACCTGCAGAACGTCTCGGGCGGCGCCTACCTGTCCACCCTGACCCTGCTGACCGGCCTGCCCGAGGTGATCATCTCGGCGGTGAAGGCCAGCGTCTTCGGGCTTATCGCCGGCTTAGTCGGCTGTTATCGCGGACTTACCGTCCGCGGCGGCTCCAAGGGCCTGGGGACCGCCGTCAACGAGACCGTCGTGCTGTGCGTGCTCGCGTTGTTCGCCGTGAACGTGGTGCTGACCACCATCGGCGTGAAGTTCGGAACGGGGACCTGA
- a CDS encoding ABC transporter permease has product MSTSTVVRGRFPGLVANYQRYVGVAGRGLDRTGRLGMFSVTAIRNIPWALRRYRTETLRLIAELGMGTGAMAVIGGTVAIMGFVMLAGGSLIAIQGFTSLGNIGVETYTGFAAALVNVRVVGPVNAGIALAATVGAGATAELGAMRISEEIDALEVMGINSIAYLVSTRVVAGFTVIIPLYALALIMAFAAPQIVTTIFFGQSSGTYDHYFRTFLRPDDVFWSFLETILIAVVVMVTHCYYGFNASGGPVGVGSAVGQSMRLSLITVPTVVLLAALALYGVNPNFNLTM; this is encoded by the coding sequence ATGTCGACATCGACAGTGGTGCGGGGACGCTTTCCCGGGCTGGTTGCGAATTACCAGCGCTACGTCGGGGTAGCCGGTCGCGGACTCGACCGGACCGGCCGGCTCGGCATGTTCTCGGTCACCGCGATCCGGAACATCCCGTGGGCGCTGCGCCGCTACCGCACCGAGACGCTGCGTCTGATCGCGGAACTGGGCATGGGCACCGGCGCCATGGCCGTGATCGGCGGCACCGTCGCCATCATGGGCTTCGTGATGCTGGCCGGCGGCTCGCTGATCGCCATCCAGGGCTTCACCTCGCTGGGCAACATCGGCGTCGAGACCTACACCGGCTTCGCCGCGGCCCTGGTCAACGTCCGGGTGGTCGGCCCGGTCAACGCCGGTATCGCCCTGGCCGCCACCGTCGGCGCCGGAGCCACCGCGGAACTGGGCGCCATGCGCATCAGCGAGGAGATCGACGCGCTGGAAGTGATGGGCATCAACTCGATCGCCTACCTGGTCTCCACCCGCGTGGTGGCCGGCTTCACCGTGATCATCCCGCTCTACGCGCTCGCACTGATCATGGCGTTCGCCGCCCCGCAGATCGTCACCACGATCTTCTTCGGTCAGTCCTCGGGTACCTACGACCACTACTTCCGAACATTCCTGCGACCCGACGACGTGTTCTGGTCGTTCCTCGAGACCATCCTGATCGCGGTGGTCGTCATGGTCACGCACTGCTACTACGGCTTCAACGCCAGCGGCGGCCCGGTCGGCGTCGGTAGCGCGGTGGGCCAGTCCATGCGGCTGTCGCTGATCACGGTGCCCACCGTCGTGTTGCTCGCAGCGTTGGCGCTCTACGGCGTCAACCCCAACTTCAACCTAACGATGTGA
- a CDS encoding MCE family protein, whose product MATGKQNKVHTPPYRLAGVITFAILALIGGLVYGQFRGSFMKTTPLTMVAPRAGLVMDPGGPVTYNGVQIGRVTKIEPTEYENKPAAKFTLDVNPKYIKLIPSNVKADIMATTLFGNKYVSLTAPEHPAKERISKTSVIATSVTTELNTLFETVNNLSEHIDPIKLNLTLHAAAEALTGLGDKLGESLVNGSVILDDVNARMPSFRRDLKGFATLGEVYADGAPDLVGFLDTSVVTVKTITNQQKELDAALLGAAGVGNLGADVTNRFGPSLRSQFSDLVPVSALLDEYSPELFCAIRNLAEGAPKVYEFLGGDGYALDTVSELVGPANPYVYPENLPRYNARGGPGGAPGCWQEITHDFWPAPYLVADTGVSQAPYNHFDIGSPLAIDYVWGRQVGDNTINP is encoded by the coding sequence ATGGCAACCGGCAAGCAGAACAAAGTGCACACCCCCCCGTATCGACTGGCGGGGGTGATCACCTTCGCCATCCTGGCGCTGATCGGGGGCCTGGTCTACGGCCAGTTCCGCGGGTCGTTCATGAAGACGACACCGCTGACCATGGTCGCGCCCCGCGCCGGCCTGGTGATGGACCCGGGCGGTCCGGTCACCTACAACGGCGTGCAGATCGGGCGGGTCACCAAGATCGAGCCGACCGAGTACGAGAACAAGCCGGCGGCCAAGTTCACCCTCGACGTGAACCCGAAGTACATCAAGCTGATTCCGTCCAACGTCAAAGCCGACATCATGGCCACCACCCTGTTCGGCAACAAGTACGTGTCGCTGACCGCGCCGGAGCACCCGGCCAAGGAGCGGATCAGCAAGACGAGCGTGATCGCGACCTCGGTGACCACCGAGCTCAACACGCTGTTCGAGACGGTCAACAACCTCTCCGAGCACATCGATCCGATCAAGCTGAACCTGACGCTGCACGCCGCCGCGGAGGCGTTGACCGGCTTGGGCGACAAGCTCGGCGAATCGCTGGTCAACGGAAGCGTCATCCTCGACGACGTCAACGCCCGGATGCCCTCCTTCCGCCGCGACCTGAAGGGCTTCGCCACCTTGGGCGAGGTCTACGCCGACGGGGCACCGGACCTGGTCGGCTTCCTGGACACCTCGGTGGTCACCGTCAAGACCATCACCAACCAGCAGAAGGAACTCGACGCCGCACTGCTGGGTGCGGCCGGGGTGGGCAACCTCGGCGCCGACGTCACCAACCGGTTCGGTCCGTCGCTGCGTTCGCAGTTCTCCGACCTGGTCCCGGTTTCGGCGCTTCTGGACGAGTACAGCCCGGAACTGTTCTGCGCCATCCGCAACCTGGCCGAGGGCGCCCCCAAGGTCTACGAGTTCCTCGGCGGCGACGGCTACGCGCTCGACACCGTCAGCGAGTTGGTCGGACCGGCCAACCCGTACGTCTACCCCGAGAACCTGCCGCGTTACAACGCTCGCGGCGGCCCAGGCGGTGCGCCGGGTTGCTGGCAGGAGATCACCCACGACTTCTGGCCGGCGCCTTACCTGGTGGCCGACACCGGAGTCAGCCAAGCGCCGTACAACCACTTTGATATCGGATCGCCCCTGGCCATTGATTATGTCTGGGGTCGCCAAGTCGGGGATAACACGATTAACCCATGA
- a CDS encoding MCE family protein, producing MNITRTAIKLGAVGSVLLLFTVGLVVVFGQIRFDRTAHYSAEFTNASGLRQGQFVRASGVEIGKVKKVRLVDSGRRAVVDFEVDRSLPLYQSSTAQIRYDDLIGNRYLELKRGEGEGADQRLPLGGFIPSSRTEPALDLDALIGGFKPVFRALDPDKINTIASTIVTVFQGQGGTINDILDQTAQLTAHIADRDAAIGEVVKNLNVVLDSAVRHRQTFDETVDNFDKLVKGLSSHSEGLAFGTAEFGNAAGNLADLLADNRTQLHSLFPEAGPEPPDRMQDVEELFEKIPRALKLIGRTGVYGDFFNFYICDATIKLPGLQPGGPVRNVRLWQQPTGRCTPQ from the coding sequence ATGAACATCACCAGAACCGCTATCAAACTCGGCGCCGTCGGCTCGGTGCTGCTGCTCTTCACCGTCGGCTTGGTCGTGGTGTTCGGGCAGATCCGGTTCGACCGGACCGCGCACTACTCCGCCGAGTTCACCAATGCCAGCGGACTGCGCCAAGGGCAGTTCGTCCGCGCCTCCGGGGTGGAGATCGGCAAGGTCAAAAAAGTCCGCCTGGTCGACAGCGGTCGTCGAGCGGTGGTCGACTTCGAGGTCGACCGGTCGCTGCCGCTGTACCAGTCCAGCACCGCACAGATCCGGTACGACGACCTCATCGGCAACCGCTACCTGGAGCTCAAGCGGGGTGAGGGCGAGGGCGCTGACCAGCGGTTGCCCCTCGGCGGTTTCATTCCCAGCTCCCGCACCGAGCCGGCACTGGACCTGGACGCGTTGATCGGTGGGTTCAAGCCGGTGTTCCGGGCGCTGGACCCGGACAAGATCAACACCATCGCCTCGACCATCGTCACGGTCTTCCAGGGCCAGGGCGGCACCATCAACGACATCCTGGACCAGACGGCACAGCTGACCGCGCACATCGCCGACCGCGACGCGGCCATCGGCGAGGTGGTCAAGAACCTCAACGTGGTCCTGGACTCCGCGGTCCGGCACCGCCAGACGTTCGACGAGACCGTCGACAACTTCGACAAGCTGGTCAAGGGACTGAGCAGCCACTCCGAGGGCTTGGCGTTCGGTACCGCCGAATTCGGTAACGCCGCGGGCAACCTGGCCGATCTGCTGGCCGACAACCGCACCCAGCTGCACAGCCTGTTCCCGGAGGCGGGGCCGGAGCCGCCGGACCGGATGCAAGACGTCGAAGAACTGTTCGAGAAGATTCCGCGGGCGCTGAAGCTGATCGGCCGCACCGGCGTGTACGGCGACTTCTTCAACTTCTACATCTGTGACGCCACCATCAAGCTTCCCGGATTGCAGCCCGGCGGACCGGTGCGAAACGTCCGCTTGTGGCAGCAGCCGACCGGGAGGTGCACGCCCCAGTGA
- a CDS encoding MCE family protein, with protein MSTVFDVRNMRLPERSRNTVIAASLALVLALAAAFGGVQLYRKLNSTSVVAFFPQTDALYPGDAVQIMGVRVGAIDKIEPAGDKMKVTLHYDKKYKVPADAKAIILNPTLVASRTIQLEPPYRGGPVLANKAVIPEERTEVPVEWDTLRNDVTNIINKLGPTAESPKGPIGDAIETFADGLAGKGREINTAFDNLSDALTALNKGRGDFFAVVRSLSTFVKALDHNDQQFVALNRDLAKFTNNLNSTDQALAKASDQFYATMTIVKAFLNQNAEPLTHTINNMAEVSSAITQEDALDGFETALHILPNVLAAVGEIYHPAQGMVLGSPVLVNFANPMEFICSAIQAGSRLGYQDSAELCAEYLAPIADAIKFNYLPFGINIWTSAYTTPKQIAYSEPRLQPPPGYKDTTVPGIWVPDTPLSHRNTQPGWITAAGMQGVEPGHDTARLLTPESLAQLMGGPDPEPIVSQYQTPPGPPNSYDESPGPLPFIGQPPGVGPIAPPPPGPNVIPGPVAPLPPRGN; from the coding sequence GTGAGTACCGTCTTTGATGTCCGCAACATGCGACTGCCGGAGCGGTCCCGCAACACCGTGATCGCCGCATCGCTGGCGCTGGTCCTGGCGCTGGCGGCCGCCTTCGGCGGGGTGCAGCTGTACCGGAAACTGAACAGCACCTCCGTGGTCGCCTTCTTCCCGCAGACCGACGCGCTGTACCCCGGCGACGCGGTGCAGATCATGGGTGTCCGGGTCGGCGCGATCGACAAGATCGAGCCGGCCGGCGACAAGATGAAGGTCACCCTGCACTACGACAAGAAGTACAAGGTGCCCGCCGACGCCAAGGCGATCATCTTGAACCCCACCCTGGTCGCGTCGCGGACCATCCAGCTCGAGCCGCCCTACCGGGGTGGCCCGGTGCTGGCGAACAAGGCGGTGATCCCCGAGGAACGCACCGAGGTGCCGGTCGAATGGGACACGCTGCGCAACGACGTCACCAACATCATCAACAAGCTCGGCCCCACCGCCGAGTCGCCCAAGGGCCCCATCGGTGACGCCATCGAGACGTTCGCCGACGGGCTGGCCGGCAAGGGCCGCGAGATCAACACCGCCTTCGACAACCTGTCGGATGCGTTGACGGCGCTGAACAAGGGCCGCGGTGACTTCTTCGCGGTGGTTCGCAGCCTGTCGACGTTCGTCAAGGCGCTGGACCACAACGACCAGCAGTTCGTCGCGCTCAACCGTGACCTGGCCAAGTTCACCAACAACCTGAACAGCACCGACCAGGCATTGGCGAAGGCCAGCGACCAGTTCTACGCCACCATGACCATCGTCAAGGCGTTCCTGAACCAGAACGCGGAACCGCTGACGCACACCATCAACAACATGGCCGAGGTGTCCAGCGCGATCACCCAGGAAGATGCGCTGGACGGGTTCGAGACCGCCCTGCACATCCTGCCCAACGTGCTGGCCGCCGTCGGCGAGATCTACCACCCGGCACAGGGCATGGTGCTGGGCTCGCCGGTGCTGGTGAACTTCGCCAACCCGATGGAGTTCATCTGCAGCGCGATCCAGGCCGGCAGCCGACTGGGCTACCAGGACTCCGCGGAACTGTGTGCGGAATACCTGGCGCCGATCGCCGACGCGATCAAGTTCAACTACCTGCCGTTCGGTATCAACATCTGGACCAGCGCGTACACCACGCCCAAGCAGATCGCCTACTCCGAGCCGCGGCTGCAGCCGCCGCCCGGTTACAAGGACACCACCGTCCCGGGCATCTGGGTGCCCGACACCCCGCTGTCGCACCGCAACACCCAGCCCGGCTGGATCACCGCGGCCGGTATGCAGGGTGTGGAGCCCGGTCACGACACCGCGCGGTTGCTGACCCCGGAGTCTCTGGCCCAGTTGATGGGCGGCCCCGACCCGGAGCCGATCGTCTCGCAGTACCAGACGCCGCCCGGCCCGCCGAACTCATACGACGAGTCGCCCGGACCGCTGCCGTTCATCGGTCAGCCGCCCGGGGTGGGTCCGATCGCGCCGCCGCCGCCGGGACCGAACGTGATCCCGGGGCCGGTGGCTCCGCTCCCCCCGCGGGGTAACTGA
- a CDS encoding MCE family protein, with protein sequence MKTVSRRGWQALVLLMAALTLSSCSSWRGIANVPLPGGPGSGPGAYTVYVQVPDTLALNGNSRVLVADVFVGAVEKIELKNWVATLKLKLNRDVHLPRNAQAKIGQTSLLGSQHIELTAPEDAQGELRNGDTITLSNSTSYPTIERTLAGLALLLQRGGLSDLDTITTEFAALSNGRADQIRDFLTKLDTFVDNVNDQREDITRAIDSSNRLLSYFGAHNDTIEKALTDFPPLFKYFNTQQAIFINAVDALGRMGNEVNQQIAPIRSDLHQVLTSFQCPARELRKASPYIPELLQVMITAPYHVDGAFKAVRGDFINTSLVVDLTYASIDNAILTGTGFSGMLRALEQSFGHDPEKMIPDVRYTPNPATAPGGPYVERADRNC encoded by the coding sequence ATGAAGACGGTCAGCCGACGCGGCTGGCAGGCGTTGGTGCTGCTGATGGCGGCCCTGACGCTGTCGTCGTGCAGTAGCTGGCGCGGTATCGCCAACGTGCCGCTGCCCGGCGGCCCGGGCAGCGGTCCCGGCGCCTACACCGTGTACGTCCAGGTGCCCGACACGCTGGCGCTCAACGGCAACAGCCGGGTGCTGGTCGCCGACGTGTTCGTCGGGGCGGTGGAGAAGATCGAGTTGAAGAACTGGGTCGCCACGCTGAAGCTGAAGCTGAACCGCGACGTGCATCTGCCGCGCAACGCCCAGGCCAAGATCGGCCAGACCAGCTTGCTGGGTTCGCAGCACATCGAGTTGACGGCGCCCGAGGACGCGCAGGGCGAACTGCGCAACGGCGACACCATCACGCTGAGCAACTCGACGTCCTACCCGACGATCGAACGGACGTTGGCCGGGCTGGCGCTGCTGCTGCAGCGCGGCGGGCTGTCGGACCTGGACACCATCACCACCGAGTTCGCCGCGCTGTCCAACGGGCGGGCCGACCAGATCCGCGACTTCCTGACCAAGCTGGACACCTTCGTCGACAACGTCAACGACCAGCGTGAGGACATCACCCGGGCGATCGATTCGAGCAACCGGCTGCTGAGCTACTTCGGCGCGCACAACGACACCATCGAGAAGGCGTTGACCGACTTCCCGCCGCTGTTCAAGTACTTCAACACCCAGCAGGCCATCTTCATCAACGCGGTGGACGCCCTGGGCCGGATGGGCAACGAGGTCAACCAGCAGATCGCCCCGATCCGCTCCGACCTGCACCAGGTGCTGACGTCGTTCCAGTGCCCGGCACGCGAACTGCGGAAGGCCTCGCCGTACATCCCCGAGCTGCTGCAGGTGATGATCACCGCGCCGTACCACGTCGACGGTGCCTTCAAGGCCGTCCGCGGTGACTTCATCAACACCTCGCTGGTGGTCGACCTTACCTATGCGTCGATCGACAACGCGATCCTGACCGGAACCGGTTTCTCCGGCATGTTGCGGGCGTTGGAGCAGTCCTTCGGCCACGACCCGGAGAAGATGATTCCGGACGTTCGGTACACCCCGAACCCGGCCACCGCACCCGGCGGTCCGTATGTGGAAAGGGCTGACCGGAATTGCTGA